One genomic window of Magnolia sinica isolate HGM2019 chromosome 3, MsV1, whole genome shotgun sequence includes the following:
- the LOC131239454 gene encoding acetolactate synthase 3, chloroplastic-like, producing the protein MASTATNISSLSKPSSSPFFTVSPLKSLPKNPFPFPKITQKPPHSSFSITNTLLYSSKPLTPSPFPSIPSTSRFAPDQPRKGADVLVEALERAGVSVVFAYPGGASMEIHQALTRSPSISNVLCRHEQGEIFAAEGYARISGQPGVCIATSGPGATNLVSGLADALLDSIPLVAITGQVPRQMIGTDAFQETPIVEVTRSITKHNYLVLNVEDIPRIVAEAFFLATSGRPGPVLIDIPKDIQQQLVVPKWDQPMRLHGYISRLPKPPAEEQLEQIIRLISESKRPVLYVGGGCLNSTEELRQFVGLTGIPVASTLMGLGVYPVADELSLRMLGMHGTVYANYSIDKADLLLAFGVRFDDRVTGKLEAFASRAKIVHIDIDPAEIGKNKQPHVSICTDLKMALEGMNALLEEKRNAQKLGLDFSAWREELKEQKEKFPLSYKSFGDAIPPQYAIQVLDEFTNSDAIITTGVGQHQMWAAQWYNYKNPHQWATSSGLGAMGFGLPAAIGAARAAPGTTVVDIDGDGSFIMNIQELATIRVEDLNVKAMILNNQHLGMVVQWEDRFYKANRAHTYLGNPVKENEIFPNFLKFAEGCGIPAARVTKESEVRDAIRKMLETPGPYLLDIIVPHQEHVLPMIPSGGAFKDVITEGDGRIAY; encoded by the coding sequence ATGGCATCCACGGCCACAAATATCTCTTCCCTCTCCAAACCGTCATCCTCTCCTTTCTTCACCGTCTCTCCCCTCAAATCCCTTCCCAAAAACCCCTTCCCATTCCCCAAAATTACCCAAAAACCCCCTCACTCTTCCTTCTCCATCACAAACACCCTCTTATACTCCTCCAAACCCCTCACTCCCTCACCTTTCCCTTCAATCCCCTCAACTTCCCGTTTTGCCCCTGACCAGCCCCGAAAAGGCGCCGATGTCCTTGTTGAAGCCCTCGAGCGGGCGGGCGTCTCTGTCGTCTTCGCCTATCCTGGTGGGGCATCGATGGAAATTCATCAGGCCCTCACTCGATCGCCGTCGATCAGCAACGTCCTCTGCCGCCACGAGCAGGGCGAGATCTTCGCCGCTGAGGGCTACGCTCGCATCTCAGGCCAGCCCGGCGTCTGCATTGCAACGTCAGGCCCCGGCGCCACGAACCTCGTCAGCGGCCTTGCCGACGCCCTCCTCGACAGCATCCCCCTCGTCGCAATCACGGGCCAGGTTCCACGCCAGATGATCGGGACTGATGCCTTTCAGGAAACCCCAATTGTCGAGGTGACCCGCTCGATCACCAAGCATAATTACCTTGTCCTGAATGTCGAGGACATCCCCCGCATCGTCGCTGAGGCGTTCTTCCTCGCCACATCAGGCCGGCCGGGTCCTGTCCTGATCGATATCCCTAAGGACATCCAGCAGCAGCTCGTTGTGCCCAAATGGGACCAGCCCATGAGGCTGCATGGGTACATCTCCCGCCTCCCTAAACCTCCTGCAGAGGAGCAGCTGGAGCAGATCATACGGCTGATATCTGAATCGAAGAGGCCTGTTCTTTATGTCGGTGGCGGTTGCTTGAATTCGACCGAGGAGCTCCGTCAATTCGTGGGGCTCACTGGTATCCCGGTCGCGAGCACTTTGATGGGTCTTGGTGTTTACCCAGTAGCAGATGAGCTCTCTCTGCGGATGCTTGGAATGCATGGGACTGTTTATGCGAACTATTCCATTGATAAAGCTGATCTCCTCCTTGCATTCGGGGTCCGATTTGATGATCGGGTCACAGGGAAATTGGAGGCATTCGCCAGCCGGGCCAAGATCGTGCACATAGACATTGATCCGGCAGAAATTGGGAAGAACAAGCAGCCGCATGTCTCGATCTGCACTGACTTGAAAATGGCTTTGGAAGGGATGAATGCTTTGTTGGAGGAGAAGAGGAATGCACAAAAGCTTGGTCTTGATTTTTCAGCTTGGAGGGAAGAACTCAAGGAACAGAAGGAGAAGTTTCCTTTGAGTTATAAGTCCTTTGGAGATGCCATTCCTCCTCAGTACGCCATCCAAGTGCTCGATGAATTCACAAATTCGGATGCGATCATCACGACTGGTGTCGGTCAGCACCAAATGTGGGCTGCGCAGTGGTATAACTACAAGAacccgcaccaatgggccacatcGAGTGGATTGGGTGCGATGGGGTTTGGGCTTCCTGCTGCGATTGGTGCGGCCCGGGCTGCACCCGGGACAACTGTGGTTGATATTGACGGCGATGGAAGCTTTATCATGAATATACAGGAGCTGGCGACGATACGTGTGGAGGATCTTAATGTCAAGGCCATGATCTTGAATAACCAGCATTTGGGTATGGTTGTTCAGTGGGAAGATCGGTTCTACAAGGCGAACCGAGCCCACACGTATTTGGGGAACCCCGTGAAGGAGAATGAGATATTCCCTAATTTCCTGAAGTTTGCAGAAGGGTGCGGCATCCCTGCGGCCCGAGTGACAAAGGAGAGTGAGGTGAGGGATGCAATCCGGAAGATGTTGGAAACGCCCGGGCCATACTTGTTGGACATCATAGTGCCCCACCAGGAGCACGTCTTGCCTATGATTCCCAGCGGCGGGGCATTTAAAGATGTGATCACGGAGGGTGATGGGAGGATAGCATACTGA
- the LOC131239455 gene encoding peroxidase 51-like isoform X1 — MELWKGLFWVVVLMVLGRGQSQLVEDFYSSSCPNVEAIVRQTVETKVGQTFVTIPATLRLFFHDCFVEGCDASVMIASPNGDAEKDAQDNLSLAGDGFDTVIKAKQAIEAQCPGVVSCADILAIATRDVVDLSGGPSYSVELGRRDGLISQASRVAGKLPEPTAGLDLLNSIFKKNNLTQTDMITLSAAHTVGFSHCNRFADRLYNFSSSSTVDPSLDPTYAQQLKAACPQNVDPSVAIDMDPITPKTFDNVYYQNLIDGKGLFTSDQVLYTDPTSRPTVTNFASNAGNFAQAFVTSMTKLGRVGVKTGNQGEIRRDCSAFNS, encoded by the exons ATGGAGCTGTGGAAAGGGTTGTTTTGGGTTGTGGTTTTGATGGTATTAGGGAGGGGACAATCCCAATTAGTAGAGGATTTCTATAGTTCTAGCTGTCCTAACGTTGAAGCGATCGTACGGCAGACGGTCGAGACGAAGGTGGGCCAGACATTCGTGACTATTCCAGCTACTCTACGGCTCTTCTTTCACGATTGCTTCGTAGAG GGTTGCGATGCATCGGTCATGATCGCATCACCAAATGGGGACGCGGAAAAGGACGCACAGGATAATCTTTCGCTCGCCGGAGATGGATTCGACACTGTCATCAAGGCCAAACAAGCCATTGAAGCTCAATGCCCCGGCGTGGTCTCTTGCGCCGACATTTTGGCTATAGCAACTAGAGATGTTGTTGATCTG TCAGGAGGTCCATCATACAGCGTCGAACTAGGCCGTCGCGATGGTCTCATTTCTCAGGCGTCTCGAGTCGCCGGAAAACTTCCTGAACCCACCGCCGGCCTCGACCTCCTCAACTCCATCTTCAAAAAGAATAACCTCACTCAAACAGACATGATCACCCTCTCGGCGGCCCACACTGTCGGATTCTCGCACTGCAACCGCTTCGCTGATCGCCTCTACAACTTCAGCTCATCATCCACAGTTGATCCTTCCCTGGACCCCACATATGCCCAACAACTAAAGGCAGCATGTCCACAAAATGTGGACCCCAGTGTCGCCATTGACATGGACCCCATCACTCCAAAGACCTTCGACAACGTCTATTACCAGAATTTGATCGACGGGAAAGGCTTGTTTACGTCCGATCAGGTCCTCTATACGGACCCCACATCGCGGCCTACTGTCACTAACTTCGCATCGAATGCTGGGAATTTTGCCCAGGCCTTTGTAACATCCATGACGAAGCTCGGTAGAGTGGGGGTGAAGACAGGTAATCAAGGAGAGATTAGGAGGGATTGCTCAGCCTTCAATTCATAA
- the LOC131239455 gene encoding peroxidase 51-like isoform X2 has protein sequence MELWKGLFWVVVLMVLGRGQSQLVEDFYSSSCPNVEAIVRQTVETKVGQTFVTIPATLRLFFHDCFVEGCDASVMIASPNGDAEKDAQDNLSLAGDGFDTVIKAKQAIEAQCPGVVSCADILAIATRDVVDLSGGPSYSVEVGRRDGLISQASRVAGKLPEPTAGLDLLNSIFNQNNLTQTDMITLSAAHTVGFSHCNRFAASTTYSSSSSIDPSLDATYTQQLKAACPQNVDPSVAIDMDPITPNTFDNVYYQNLIDGKGLFTSDQVLFTDPTLQPTVTNFTSNAENFAQAFVASMAKLSRVGVKNGNQGEIRRDCSAFNS, from the exons ATGGAGCTGTGGAAAGGGTTGTTTTGGGTTGTGGTTTTGATGGTATTAGGGAGGGGACAATCCCAATTAGTAGAGGATTTCTATAGTTCTAGCTGTCCTAACGTTGAAGCGATCGTACGGCAGACGGTCGAGACGAAGGTGGGCCAGACATTCGTGACTATTCCAGCTACTCTACGGCTCTTCTTTCACGATTGCTTCGTAGAG GGTTGCGATGCATCGGTCATGATCGCATCACCAAATGGGGACGCGGAAAAGGACGCACAGGATAATCTTTCGCTCGCCGGAGATGGATTCGACACTGTCATCAAGGCCAAACAAGCCATTGAAGCTCAATGCCCCGGCGTGGTCTCTTGCGCCGACATTTTGGCTATAGCAACTAGAGATGTTGTTGATCTG TCAGGAGGTCCATCATACAGCGTTGAAGTAGGCCGTCGCGACGGTCTCATTTCTCAGGCATCTCGAGTCGCCGGAAAACTTCCCGAACCCACCGCCGGCCTCGACCTCCTCAACTCCATCTTCAACCAGAATAACCTAACTCAAACAGACATGATCACCCTCTCAGCAGCCCACACCGTCGGATTCTCACACTGCAACCGCTTCGCTGCCTCTACAACTTACAGCTCATCATCCTCTATTGATCCTTCCCTGGACGCCACATACACCCAACAACTAAAGGCAGCATGTCCACAAAATGTGGACCCCAGCGTCGCCATCGACATGGACCCCATTACTCCAAACACCTTCGACAACGTCTATTACCAGAATTTGATTGACGGGAAAGGTTTGTTTACGTCCGATCAGGTCCTCTTTACGGACCCCACGTTGCAGCCTACTGTTACTAACTTCACATCGAATGCTGAGAATTTTGCTCAGGCCTTTGTAGCATCCATGGCTAAGCTCAGTAGAGTGGGTGTGAAGAATGGTAATCAAGGAGAGATTAGGAGAGATTGTTCAGCCTTCAATTCATAA
- the LOC131239456 gene encoding nuclear transcription factor Y subunit C-1, with protein sequence MENQQPQGYPQTSFHHLLQQQQQQLQMFWNYQRQEIENVNDFKNHQLPLARIKKIMKADEDVRMISAEAPILFAKACELFVLELTIRSWIHAEENKRRTLQKNDIAAAITRTDIFDFLVDIVPRDEIKEEAGIGLVGGSAASGVPYYYPPIGQVGPGVMIGRPAVAGIDPGVYGQQQQGWQMGWQPGLAEDDGSYSGGSGGPQNLDGAGYGS encoded by the coding sequence ATGGAGAACCAGCAACCCCAAGGCTACCCACAGACCTCCTTCCACCACCTTCTtcaacagcagcaacaacagctaCAGATGTTCTGGAACTACCAGCGGCAAGAGATTGAGAACGTCAACGACTTCAAGAACCACCAGCTTCCACTCGCTCGCATAAAGAAGATCATGAAAGCCGACGAAGACGTACGCATGATCTCCGCCGAGGCTCCTATCCTCTTCGCCAAGGCCTGTGAGCTCTTCGTCCTCGAGCTCACAATCCGTTCCTGGATCCATGCCGAGGAGAACAAGCGCCGCACTCTTCAGAAGAATGATATTGCAGCAGCAATTACTCGAACTGACATTTTCGACTTCCTGGTCGATATCGTGCCGAGGGATGAGATCAAGGAGGAGGCGGGAATTGGGTTGGTGGGTGGGAGTGCTGCTAGTGGGGTCCCTTATTACTATCCGCCGATCGGGCAGGTGGGGCCCGGAGTGATGATTGGGCGGCCTGCAGTGGCTGGGATCGATCCAGGAGTGTATGGTCAGCAGCAGCAAGGGTGGCAGATGGGGTGGCAGCCGGGATTGGCGGAGGATGATGGATCATACAGTGGCGGTAGCGGCGGGCCGCAGAATTTGGATGGGGCAGGGTATGGTAGTTGA